TGTTTCACAATCTTCGATTTATGTCTTAACATTCATTATCTTATATTTTACCTGTATCGGTATAGGTTTTATGTTTATCGAAATAACTATGATACAAAAATTAATCCTCTTTCTCGGAGACCCTGTCTATTCTATCTCTGCTGTTCTGTTCTCTGTGCTCCTATCCTCAGGTATCGGTTCATATTTAACATCTAAGCTCGCAGTAAGTACTGATAGGAGGGCAATGCTGTGGAGGACAGCACTCATCTTTCTCGTCTGTCTCCTTATCATTTATTATTTCATGTTGCCTACTGTGATTGATTATCTGATAGTATACGAGAAGGTATGGAGATATATATTTGTCGTCCTGCTTATAGCCCCACTGGGGATCCTCATGGGGATGCCTTTTCCTCTCGGCATAAGGGCCATCAGCGAAATTAATCGCTCAATCATACCATGGGCTTGGTGTATTAACGGATCTGCCTCTGTCGTAGGCTCAACACTCGCAGTGATGCTCGCACTCTCAATAGGGTTTTTAAATGTCCTGCTGATAGCAGGAGGTATGTACCTTGTATGCCTGCTTACCGCTGTCTTTCTGCCTCGCCTATCATCGGGACAAATGCAACATCCGTGATATGTCTTACTTTGAGTTCACCGTTTACCTTTTTTATCAGGGTAAGGGTCTGGTAATATCTTGTGCTTCCGAGCGGGATAACAAGTCTCCCTCCTTCTTTTATCTGTTCTATCAGTGGTCTCGGGATATGGTTTGCAGCGCATGTAATAATTATTGCATCAAATGGTGCATACTCTTTCCATCCATAGTATCCATCTGCTGTCTTTACCTTTATATTCTTATAATCGAGGGATTTAAGTGTTGCCTCTGCCTTAGAAGAGAGCGCCTGCCTTATCTCTATGGTATATACCTCTTTTGTTATCTCTGCAAGGACTGCCGCTTGATAGCCCGAGCCTGTTCCTATCTCCAGCACCTTCTCGCCCTCTTTTAGTTCAAGTACCTGTGTCATCAGTGCCACTACATAGGGCTGAGATATTGTCTGCCCCTCCCCTATCGGCAATGGATGGTCTCCATAAGCCATTCTCTGAAGGTCTTTCGCCACAAAAAGGTGTCGGGGTATCTTACTCATTGCTGAAAGCACCCTTTTATCCTTAATTCCTCTACCTTCAATGTCCTGTTTTACCATCTTCTCTCTCGCCTTTGTGAAGGCTTCGCCCTGAGGCTCAGCCCGAAGGGCAAGGTCTTCACTCAAGGCATTGGGATAAGAGAGAAAAAGCGTAGATAAGATAATGCTGATAGATAGGATTTTTATTATTAATGTTATTAATAATGTTAATGGGATAGTTCTATTTCCTTTCATTTTCATTATTCCGTTACCTGCAATGCTGGCTAACGATATCTATACTAAGATCACCTATTTAAGAGAGATTATATTATAGGCTTCCGAAAAGATAAAGGGATAATTATTATAGATAGAATAGGTCAAAAAATAGGGGATATTAGTTGTATGGGCTGGTCTGAGAGGATCGATTTTAGGGCATTTGGTGAAGCCGATTTTCCAGTTTTAGGTATCGTAATAGACTTCCCAGTCATATTTCAGTCAAAGGAGGGCAAGTATAATGAGATTTGAGGAGTATCAAGAGAAGCGTAGATTCGTTTCAGGGAAAGTAATAATATAAATAATAGTATAAATAATGGTAAATAATAGAGTCAGACTTGATTATTGATATATATTCTTTTCTTTCCTTCATCGTCTTTCAATAGGCAAGTCTACTCACTACTTAAATCGAATTAGTCTTGGAACCCTTAATTAAGAATGGTGTTATTTCATTCTTGGTTAACAAAGAAAAAGTCATGTCATAAAACTTAAAATAGACTGAACAATTAAATTCCATCGCTGGCAACACAAGATCAAGATGTGATCCTTTAAGTTTTTCTAATTTAGGAAGTTCATGAAAAACTATTAATCCTATTCCAGCCATAGGTCTTCCAACGTGAATACTTGAAAAGTAATTTGGATGACAATATTCGGAAAGTATCTCATAAACTGTAGAAAAATCATTTATTTTTTCTTTGGATTCTTCATCGTCATTAGCAATTTCAGTCAACAACTTATCTGCGGTTTGAATCATAGTTATGACATTAACTGATTCAGTTAAGTATGAAGCATCTTTTCTAATATCGGGACTTTTAGAGCCAAAATCAAGCCTATTTAATACATGTTCTATGTCTATGTATTTTAATTTTCCGTTATAAAATGTTCTCAGATTATATAAAAAATACGCCAAGGATGATGTAGTTTCTATAGATGCTCTTGCAATAAGAAATAATATTTCTGGATTGCAAAAATTAATATTATCAATAAATCCATGGTATAAAAACTTTGATCTTTGTAAATTTTTTTGCAAAAATATAATTCCAGTATGTCCTAACGAGTCTGTAGAAAAAGTCATTTTAAAAAAGTCCTGCTCTCTCGCTGAATTTGTGATCAGTAATTTCGGGATTTACTTCCTTATAATATCCCTTTTGTTCACCTGGACTGCTCTAAAGTAAGCCTTATTCCTCTTGGTTTGATATTTATTTGCTTCATTTCTTTGTCTTTCATTTTCATCATGCGAATCCTTCGCCGTATCGATGCACCTTTTTCAGGTTGTGCACAATGCAGTACAAGAGCCACTGCGTGTTCACCTTCCGCTTACCTCTGAGTGTGAATCTGTCCAACCCAAGTATTGAACGGATATAGGCAAAGGGTGTTTCTGCCGTTCCGAGCCTTCTGTTATAAATGAGCCGACCTTTTATCAAATCTATCTTGCGCTTCATCTTTTGTGTGAATGTTTCAGGAGCGCTCTCTGATCTCCCCTGAAAGAAGTACACTTGGCGTGTCTCTGTTCGATCGGGATGCCTCAGGCATTTCTCACGGAACTCGCATATTCGACAATCCGTTTTTCGTCCACGGAATTTAATCGCTCTGTTTCCATCGACTATTACGTTGCCGCCGTTTCGGTAGAGCCGCTTCCCGGCCGGACAGATGCAATGTGTCTTGTCGTCGCTTATCGCAAAGTCCTTTGCCCTATATAATACGCTTGTCCCATAATACTCCGCCCGCTCTTTCCTGAATCGCTCTTTATATTTATCCGCATCGGCAAACCGGGGATCTCTTTTCCGAAACTGTGTGTCCGCTATGTACGCATCGATCCCGTGCTCCATTAACGTTTTCACATTCGACTCGGTATGGTAACCGCTGTCGGCTACGAGCTTTGCGTCCTTAAGTACATCACCTTGTCCTATAGCATCAAAGTTGCCCAGCGTGCCCTTCAGCATCGGCTCAAGCAGATCATGCTCCTGCGCAGCTCCAAATGCCTCTGCATGCACAATCACCTGATGTTTATCATCAATTGCCGCCACTCCGTTATATCCCTGT
The sequence above is drawn from the Nitrospirota bacterium genome and encodes:
- a CDS encoding protein-L-isoaspartate(D-aspartate) O-methyltransferase produces the protein MKMKGNRTIPLTLLITLIIKILSISIILSTLFLSYPNALSEDLALRAEPQGEAFTKAREKMVKQDIEGRGIKDKRVLSAMSKIPRHLFVAKDLQRMAYGDHPLPIGEGQTISQPYVVALMTQVLELKEGEKVLEIGTGSGYQAAVLAEITKEVYTIEIRQALSSKAEATLKSLDYKNIKVKTADGYYGWKEYAPFDAIIITCAANHIPRPLIEQIKEGGRLVIPLGSTRYYQTLTLIKKVNGELKVRHITDVAFVPMIGEAERQR
- a CDS encoding IS1182 family transposase produces the protein MARYKEYDYSQGKFIPIHFDKQILPGTFEHTLHYLIDNEIDLSIFDSRYQNDETGAPAYDPAILLKIILYAYSRGITSSRKIARCCEENIVFMALSADTRPHFTTIADFISTLDHEIIRLFLEVLMICDEMGLIGKEMFAVDGCKMPSNASKEWSGTKEEMQKKKEKMEKVIRQIIRRHREIDTKEKDKGIVEQEEKYVDTIRKKVKKIKEWLKDNDDKPIKSNITDNESAKMKTSHGVIQGYNGVAAIDDKHQVIVHAEAFGAAQEHDLLEPMLKGTLGNFDAIGQGDVLKDAKLVADSGYHTESNVKTLMEHGIDAYIADTQFRKRDPRFADADKYKERFRKERAEYYGTSVLYRAKDFAISDDKTHCICPAGKRLYRNGGNVIVDGNRAIKFRGRKTDCRICEFREKCLRHPDRTETRQVYFFQGRSESAPETFTQKMKRKIDLIKGRLIYNRRLGTAETPFAYIRSILGLDRFTLRGKRKVNTQWLLYCIVHNLKKVHRYGEGFA